A genomic segment from Spinacia oleracea cultivar Varoflay chromosome 3, BTI_SOV_V1, whole genome shotgun sequence encodes:
- the LOC130470659 gene encoding uncharacterized protein isoform X2 → MGVDKPSLVVDLVEDPLSGIPADVRSQIPAEVARRARSSGAKDKGKDAAAAEDENVPATPHYSSKDRVAICRKVFKAVPAEYVASLPGRKTDAQFGAIQATLLDLFCRMEFCKSWKARTAEELKAQVAESTHHGDYAFKSIEEVRLQM, encoded by the exons atgggcgtggacaagccgtctctggtggtggacttggtggaggaccctctttcgggaatcccggccgacgtccgctctcagataccggcggaggtggcccgccgagctaggtcttcgggcg ccaaagacaaagggaaggatgcagctgctgccgaggatgagaacgtacctgctactccacactattcgtcaaaggatagggtggctatatgccgcaaggtttttaaggccgtccccgctgagtatgttgcttctcttcctggccgcaagactgacgcccagtttggtgcgatccaggccactcttctcgac ttgttctgccgcatggaattctgcaagagcTGGAAGgcccgcactgctgaggagctcaaagctcaggtggctgagtccacccaccatggtgactatgcgttcaagtccattgaagaggtccgcctgcagatgtag
- the LOC130470659 gene encoding uncharacterized protein isoform X1, translating to MGVDKPSLVVDLVEDPLSGIPADVRSQIPAEVARRARSSGGKYYSNVVQTYRASSGSSSYSPRHPKAIVFPIAKDKGKDAAAAEDENVPATPHYSSKDRVAICRKVFKAVPAEYVASLPGRKTDAQFGAIQATLLDLFCRMEFCKSWKARTAEELKAQVAESTHHGDYAFKSIEEVRLQM from the exons atgggcgtggacaagccgtctctggtggtggacttggtggaggaccctctttcgggaatcccggccgacgtccgctctcagataccggcggaggtggcccgccgagctaggtcttcgggcggtaagtattattcgaacgtcgttcagacgtatcgagcctcctctggcagttcttcttactctccgcgtcatcctaaggccattgtttttcctatagccaaagacaaagggaaggatgcagctgctgccgaggatgagaacgtacctgctactccacactattcgtcaaaggatagggtggctatatgccgcaaggtttttaaggccgtccccgctgagtatgttgcttctcttcctggccgcaagactgacgcccagtttggtgcgatccaggccactcttctcgac ttgttctgccgcatggaattctgcaagagcTGGAAGgcccgcactgctgaggagctcaaagctcaggtggctgagtccacccaccatggtgactatgcgttcaagtccattgaagaggtccgcctgcagatgtag